A window of Conger conger chromosome 13, fConCon1.1, whole genome shotgun sequence contains these coding sequences:
- the akap1b gene encoding A kinase (PRKA) anchor protein 1b: MPLRFRSFVPYTLPGVLALIGWWWYISRKKGRITSHDSEEGVSPAAMGLLASPSEGSNGTLERGPHRKPSRARCRVQEEPLLGQEVTPEVPAPLRAAVERADAPASSSCALAAETGGAEAAGRRGSDTGPEEPVEESAALLGPEEEEDVGAEVQLDATQAVATATVDSSATPAPEVEEESRGSPGPPQTPAPAQASAVRPEPEGEVAAARTAVPCADAPPSKPAPPAASAAATTTSAVALPPSAHTAAVETGRLGPAQEDGEAGESSGNTGEIERLAAGLITEVILAAAQEVLTVSRAEGGDTAGVGAGGRALCQSQKVEEEEESGGVWEPSSSTPVTNGRLCASRDPPPEDGPPSKGLSESGMEEGKSLSSATNTPSTAGLRLSDPGGEELNGFLAPPVWEEPVGSSKQVELRSPAPCRAVPEATPPSLAKLRAEEGGGVAEDSGCSTCQSEDGVSSEDLLHSTRLSCPPPGDSEDLLHSLALSCPPPGDSEDLLHSLALSCPPPGGSEDLLHISGISRGRTSEGPGDGPGRGPSLEGAGPPCNGKGLNGAGVGNGAHLAGEAEADQSGGSDVNSMDSVDSGCTLGAGDGHSGSTQSSELIIWEIEVPKHLVGRLIGKQGRYVSFLKQSSGAKIYISTLPYTQEFQICHIEGMQQQVDKALALIGKKFKDLDLTNLYAPPPLPLTLPSLPMTSWLLLPNGVTVEVIVVNIVSAGHVFVQQHTHPTYHALRSLDQQMFLCYSQPGTPALPSPAEVGVICAAPAVEGAWWRAQVISFYKDSNEVEIRYVDYGGYDRVKIDTLRQIRSDFVTLPFQGAEVLLDNIAPLPGEERFSVEANSALEEMTRGVALLAQVTNYDNNTGLPLVQMWNMVGDELVSVNRTLAERGIGTWVDSF, encoded by the exons ATGCCATTGAGGTTCCGTTCCTTCGTCCCGTACACACTGCCAGGGGTGCTGGCACTGATAGGCTGGTGGTGGTACATCTCCCGCAAGAAAGGACGAATCACCAGCCACGATTCGGAGGAGGGGGTAAGCCCTGCGGCGATGGGGCTGCTGGCATCCCCCAGCGAGGGCAGTAACGGGACTCTGGAGAGGGGGCCCCACCGCAAGCCCAGCCGGGCCCggtgcagggtgcaggaggAGCCCCTGCTGGGTCAGGAGGTGACCCCCGAGGTCCCCGCCCCCCTGAGGGCGGCGGTAGAGAGGGCAGACGCCCCCGCCTCCTCTTCCTGTGCCCTCGCCGCGGAGACGGGGGGAGCTGAGGCCGCCGGACGGAGGGGCTCGGACACGGGGCCGGAGGAGCCTGTGGAGGAGAGCGCCGCACTCCTGGgaccagaggaagaggaagacgtCGGCGCAGAAGTACAGCTCGACGCCACGCAAGCTGTTGCCACAGCGACAGTTGACTCCAGCGCCACTCCCGCcccggaggtggaggaggagagtcGGGGCTCGCCGGGCCCCCCCCAGACGCCCGCCCCGGCGCAGGCCAGCGCCGTGCGGCCCGAGCCCGAAGGGGAGGTGGCGGCGGCCCGAACGGCAGTGCCTTGCGCCGACGCTCCGCCCTCTAAACCCGCCCCGCCGGCGGCCAGCGCGGCCGCTACCACCACGAGCGCCGTCGCCCTTCCCCCCTCCGCTCACACGGCTGCCGTGGAAACGGGCAGACTCGGCCCCGCCCAGGAGGACGGGGAGGCGGGGGAAAGTTCCGGAAACACGGGGGAGATCGAGCGGCTTGCCGCCGGGCTCATCACAGAGGTCATCCTGGCCGCTGCCCAGGAAGTTCTGACTGTCAGCCGGGCTGAGGGTGGGGACACGGCCGGCGTTGGGGCTGGGGGCAGGGCTTTGTGTCAAAGCCAGAAAgttgaggaggaggaagagagcggGGGTGTCTGGGAGCCCAGCAGCAGCACCCCTGTAACCAATGGGAGGCTATGTGCCTCACGAGACCCGCCCCCTGAGGACGGTCCTCCCTCAAAGGGCCTTTCCGAGTCGGGGATGGAGGAGGGCAAATCGCTGTCTTCAGCGACGAACACGCCCTCGACTGCCGGACTCCGGCTTTCTGACCCCGGAGGGGAGGAGCTTAACGGTTTCCTGGCCCCCCCGGTGTGGGAGGAGCCTGTTGGCTCCAGCAAGCAGGTTGAGCTGagaagccccgccccctgccggGCGGTGCCGGAGGCCACGCCCCCGAGCCTGGCGAAGCTGCGGGCGGAGGAAGGGGGCGGGGTGGCTGAGGATTCGGGGTGCAGTACGTGCCAGTCGGAGGATGGGGTGAGCAGCGAGGATCTGCTCCACAGTACAAGGCTCTCCTGCCCACCTCCTGGAGACAGTGAGGACCTGCTGCACAGTTTAGCGCTCTCCTGCCCACCTCCTGGAGACAGTGAGGACCTGCTGCACAGTTTAGCGCTCTCCTGCCCACCTCCTGGAGGCAGTGAGGACCTGCTGCACATCTCGGGGATCTCTCGAGGCCGGACCTCCGAAGGGCCGGGTGACGGCCCGGGGCGGGGGCCGAGtctggagggggcggggccacctTGCAACGGCAAGGGGCTGAATGGTGCGGGCGTCGGCAACGGAGCCCACCTGGCCGGAGAGGCTGAGGCGGATCAGTCAGGAG GTTCCGATGTGAACAGTATGGACAGTGTGGACAGTGGCTGCACTCTGGGGGCAGGAGATGGTCACAGCGGAAGCACACAGAGTTCAGAACTCATCATCTGGGAGATCGAGGTGCCAAAG CATCTGGTGGGCCGATTAATTGGGAAACAGGGGAGATACGTGAGCTTCCTGAAGCAGAGTTCCGGAGCGAAGATCTACATCTCCACCCTGCCTTACACCCAAGAGTTTCAGATCTGTCACATAGAGG GTATGCAGCAGCAGGTGGATAAAGCCTTGGCCCTCATAGGGAAGAAGTTCAAGGACTTGGACCTGACCAACCTCTATGCCCCACCCCCTCTtcccctcaccctgccctcccTGCCCATGACGTCCTGG CTGCTCCTGCCCAACGGGGTGACGGTGGAGGTCATCGTGGTGAACATCGTTTCGGCTGGACACGTGTTCgtgcagcagcacacacaccccacgtACCACGCTCTCCGCAGCCTGGACCAACAGATGTTCCTCTGCTACTCTCAGCCGGGCACTCCTGCCTTACCATCGCCCGCTgaag TCGGTGTGATCTGCGCGGCTCCAGCGGTTGAAGGTGCGTGGTGGCGAGCGCAGGTCATTTCCTTCTACAAAGACTCCAATGAGGTGGAGATCCGATATGTTGACTACGGCGGCTATGACAGAGTCAAGATCGACACGCTTCGGCAGATCAG ATCAGACTTTGTAACGTTGCCGTTCCAAGGAGCTGAAGTTTTGTTAGACAACATCGCACCTCTCCCTG GTGAGGAGCGCTTTTCTGTCGAGGCCAACTCTGCCCTGGAGGAGATGACGAGAGGCGTGGCCTTGCTAGCGcag GTGACGAACTATGACAATAACACGGGCCTGCCCTTGGTCCAGATGTGGAACATGGTGGGGGATGAG ctGGTGTCAGTGAACCGCACTCTCGCAGAACGAGGAATTGGCACCTGGGTGGACAGCTTCTGA